Genomic window (Gadus macrocephalus chromosome 13, ASM3116895v1):
TTTAATGCTAAGCTAAATCTCGGCAACCATTTTGTCAAGTTTTCAGTTGAATTGTTGTGATTTAGTATGCTTGAAGCACGTCACTTTTTGACACCAATTGTATCCTCACCAATCCGGGTGTTGGGAACCAACACAGGTTTGAGCTGTCTGATATTTAACTGCATGGAGGATGGAGGTGCTTCCTCCCTTAGGTGAGCGTCTTGTTTGTGTCATATGACAACTGAATAGTGAAAGTGAATAGTTCAAATATTTCTTCTCCACATtggagaaataaataaagtccaacTTGGGGCAAATACTAAGTTCAGAACGCCTAGCAGGTTTACCTCAGCAAGTACACAAATCTGGCAAATGGATAAGGCCAATTTATTATGTTTGCCAAAGTGTAAGACGCTTGGTTAAATGTTGATctgtcaagttttttttttttgtcttttctcCCTCGTGAATGAGGTCATGTTTTCATCTAGACTTGGACATTGAAAATATATATGGTAGCAATAACTAATGTAACTATGATTAGGCTATATTAGGTTGTTTTACCTTTGTAGAAAGTGCATTATTTCATTAGAGGCCTGTCTTTTCTAGTTTAAATCATGTAGGTCTTGATATTGAGTGTGTGGGTCATATGGATGTAGACTTGAAGTGTTTCTATAATGAACAGTGCAGATCCCTAGGGGATGTCATTGTGCCTATGGGTAGATATGGGACATCAGAATCATGTACTGTCCTGATCCAGAGGAATATCTGTCTTACTTGACATTGCACTGAATCATTCTCCACCTAACTGCAAACTTTACGAAGcaccctcgtgtgtgtgtgtgtgtgtgtgtgtgtgtgtgtgtgtgtgtgtgtgtgtgtgtgtgtgtgtgtgtgtgtgtgtgtgtgtgtgtgtgtgtgtgtgtgtgtgtgtgtgtgtgtcccacccaCAAGTGAGTCTCGAAGAGCTGACTCATACCGAAATGTTGGTGCTGCTTTTTATGGACAATCTTGTATAAAAGTAATACAGTCATCTAATGTTCCCGGTTCAACAATGACATTTCTTCGTGCAGGTAACTGTCCATATTTGCACTACTCTGCACCCTTTTATTTTATCTAATCTTCAATGGAATTTATTTTGTCCCTCCAAATCATTTATCTACATTCAAGATGTTGGATTCAACCCCTTTTTGACTGGAGATTAAAACAAGAGTTCAATTCAGATGGCGCTATCTCCAAGTGACCTGGCTTCAGAAAAACCCAGCCAATGTGGGGATTGGAGATTCCAACCATATGCCTCCGTACAGCCATGTGGTAACCAGTAACGGAACTCTCAGGATAACTATTGATACAGTACtgtatttaaatgtttgttaTGTGTAAAATACTGTACAATAGGTTTGCTGTACTTGCACAgttttgaaatgtatttttttgttttttttataacttgaAAGATAGATGTGATTTTTGAGTTTTACCATTTTTCTTTGGTAATGTTAGAGTAATTTTGTgttgtaaaaaaataacatttatttagatttttctttgtttttagtaTAGTTTTAATTGTAACATATCATTCAAATCAAGCATTACAGATGGATAGTTATAACAGTTTCACCACACCAGTCATTTTCATGCAACGAGCTAAGAATCAATCATTGTGCTTTCTGTGTCAGTGGGTTGAGATACCCAGCTCCTTTCTGGTTGTCAATATGCATATGGTGCTATACCGTTGAACTCTTCctgcattttttgtttgtgaATAGTGTCTGATTACAGCTGTGGCCTGGTTCTTCCATACCTTTTGAACTTCCTTTTTAAGCAATTGAGCTCATGCCAATTAGGCCTTTCTTTCTCTAGCCAACCAATCCACTTAGCTATAGCAAACTTTCATGGCAGAAGGGTGTGTACCCACTGAATCCTATGTCGTGAGATTAACCACATTTATGTTGGATTTAAATACACTATCGAGTCAGTTTCATGTGAGTGAACGATGGCATGGACAGTGTTTAGTTTATTTGTTCACAGGCGTTGCTTTATGGAACTGACTCAATAGTTAATTTTCTGAGTCCAACCATTATTCCCCCCGTTCGGTGACTCTTGTGTAAAGGGTCAGTTAGTGTTAGGAGTTGACAGTGCTTGCCCTGCTATTCCCTACCGCACACTAGAAAGAGCAATAGGCATTTCTATGTTGTCCAGTCCAGAATTTGCCTCCACAGCTGTAATCGGATGACATCGGGCATTTTGTCACTATTTGCTGGTTTGTTATTGGGGTTTCGGGGGATATAGGGGTGGTTGAGCTTAACTGTGAAATTCACATTGCACATACTTTTGAGAATAAAACCATGAGAACAAAGAACTTTCATTTTTATAAGAAATGTTATTATTTGAAACCAATGTTGCCTACAAGGAGGAACTGAATGACCAAATAAATTCATAGTTACTATTAAATGATGAAATACAAAACGGAACAGCaatgtaatgtaaaaaaaaaacggatcgAACGGTGCGTCAGTAACTTTGAATCTCCATAACCTTCTAAAAAGCACCATTTGAGAAAAAGCTTGGCGAGTGCCAGTGCCACACCAGATGTTCACCCCAAAGCAAAACTCATGGGAGATGTCTAGGCCATTATTCTCATACCTCGTTTAGGAAGAATATAAGTCGACCCTTTAACATATCGTCAGCCTCACTCTTCAATATCATCAACCTTTTTCCAACATTCTAACCCCGAACATCATAGACGAGCGATCCGTGCTCAAGCATTTGTTCAACAGACATGAACCTAAGGACTCTCGGACCCGGCCGCACGCTACAATTTACATCGTCAATACAACACGTGACCAGATTCCAGCTTGAGCGGCGGATTACTTTCGTGCACAACAAAACAACGAGGTTTTTTTTCTAACCCGAAAGGTAGGATGCTTTTTCTGAAACATTATGATGTGTATTCTTGTCTAATACATACGTGATATGTTCCGGACAATACGTTTAACTTTGAACAGCCTGCATCAGATTGGCCACGTGTAGAGAATAACTTTGTCTTGGGGAAGTGACCCACTTTACTACACTTCCCCAAAACCGCTGCCTCGTGACTCAACCCTGGGGTTTTGCAGGTATTCCCTACTTGTTTCGGGGGTCCCGGAAGGAAGGGGTTGAGTTGTTGTCTGATGGCTTTATGTTAAAGCGATAGTTAGAATTGAGGAATTACCAGTGAACGTTTGCGGTAGCATACACAGCTGTTCCATCCGTTTTTAGCAAGAAGTCAATGGTTTTATTTACTTTCGattagtagtaggcctactaacgGACGACAGTGATACAATCACCATTTCGTTGAACATGTTATACCTCATATATGAGGTATAACATGTTCAACGAAATGGTGATTGTAACGTGGAACTTATTACTAACTTATTACGTATAACGTTTAGCATTAAAAGCATGTATGCTTTTAATGCTAAACTTTATACGTAATAAGTTCCACGTAACACAAATATCCGGTAATTTCATGAACAATTTGATAAGATGTTATCGTAGTATACTACCCGAGACTTGGGCCAGGAAGGGCAGAATGGACTATTTTTTTGGTATTATCAAAAAATTTGGTattatattttgttattattattacaagaCAAAGCGAACATCGCACACATCCATTCTCATTCGTTTTGTCATTCAATGTGAAATGAATCTCTGTAATTATCTCTGGTTTCTTTGACCCAGTACAGGAACATGCCCCAATCACCAACTGCTAAATTGGCCCACACCCCTCCGgatgggggctgggggtggatggTGGTTTCCGGGTCCTTTATTTCAATTGGCTTCTCCTACTCGTTCTCCAAAGCCCTCACTGTATTCTTCAAAGACATCCAACAAGATTTTGACGTCAGCTACAGCGAAATTGCATGGGTCGCCTCCATCATGCTTGCTACCATGTACGCTGGCGGtaagttgtaaaaaaaaaaagggacactCGTAATCAATTATTTGAGTAAGTTAACGAGGGGTTAAATGGAAGGAAAATGTGGCTTGCATGTGATTCTCACATGTCTTTAGTTAAGTTAAATTACGTTATTTTCTTCTTTGCACTGCTTTGTTATTTGTTGTTCTTTCTGCCCTTCAGTCTTGTGTTTTATGTTAGCCTATATTTTATGTTAAGTGTCATGAAACATTTATGCCAACATTTGCATAGTTTACTGGTGATTGTTTATAAAGTAGTAAACACGCATGGCATCatgaattatattttatataatatttttttgacGTTGCATGTCATGTTGATTGAGACCATGTGAGCAATTGTCAGAAGCATTCTGTTAcagcaaaacaaaacataaaatacCCACTTAAAATCAAGGCTGCCTCTCTCACTGGGTGCTCTTCCTTTCAAAAGTGTTTTTCATGGACCTTGAAGGAATTCATTAGATGATACAAATTAACTACCAAGCCAAGATCTTGCAGAGGCTCTGAGGGTGAACTCATCTGTGACCGCCTGCAAGGGGTAGAGGAGAACACGGGGTGCCTGACTCACCCATGGTGAACCGCAGAGAAAGACCCAGCTAGTGAAATATCCCCCTTCCATAGTGTCTGAGACACATGGCTTCATCATATTGTCCTTGGGAGAGCTTCAGCAATGTCacccagaggaggagacagggggaatACATCAGTGGGAAGGTTCAGCACATTGGGGTCTGCCGCCATGGTCCCAATGGGAGGGACATGACAGCCATTCCAAAGAACCTCTGACTCAAGGCACCAGAGTGATAAAGTTATAATAGAAGTGGAAGGGGTGGGCCGTTTGTGGGATGCTTGCCTATTGTGCTACAGTCACAGTTTGATCTATGAGGCAGTGTGAGGTCAATGCCTCTGTTTAAATGTATGACCACATGCATTTACACTTATTAATTTTGAGCAGACAAGGCTTACCGTCGTCTTGGTTGCCTGCAAGTTAATGATGTACAAATATGCCCTATTACATTAGGTCCTACAAATGAGTAAGGCATTAAACATGGAGTTTGTTTAACTGTGGCTGCGGCTGCTCTTGAACATGGAAATAAGCATTTTTGCCTTGTGTCAACTGATTAGATTGGTGCTTTAGTTGGAAATATGTGCTTGAGAGCTGGTTTCTCCCCTCTGCTCGTATAAATGctttgtacatgtgtgcataTATTTTCTGTTTCCTGTCCTGTTGGCAGGACCCTTGAGCGGTATGCTGGTGAACCGTTTCGGGAGTCGCCCAGTAACCATAGCGGGTGGATTAATGTGTGGGCTGTCGATGGTGGCTGCCTCTTTTGGAAATTCCATCATCAGCCTCTACATTTGCATTGGTCTAATTGGAGGTATGTTCTcaattaatgtatgttggtaTGTAAATAATTGGCACATTGGTTGTTAAAGAGATTCCATCTGTGTGCAACAGAGTCTGCATTCATAGCCGACTAGAATGAATGGATTTAGTAGCTGTAGATGCTCTAACTTGGGAAGCTTCgaatgtgaattttttttttttttcaagcatAGCAGTGAGTGACCATGTAAAATAGGACTCTGTGCACTGTtaaacaaaagaagaaaaaattaaTATCCTTTACTTTATGAATGCTGCAATTTTCTTATTTCACATCCAAGTACCATACAATAAATACTGTATTAAGTAACCTGGTAAGGAATATTTACTATGCACTAGTTACTACTAATGGtaaatcattcattcatacacacTACCAGACGCAAAAGCACAATGTGTGCAGATTGTTGAAAATACATATCTCCAGCCCTAACATTTACAACGATAACTAATGATCCTGTATAGTACCAACTGCTACCACATGTATTTAAAAAGCAAGAACTAAACCAATGTTTTTCAATGAAACTAAAAATGAAGCAGTCTCACCAAAGTCCCTAGTTTAGTGCagccccctgtcccccctcatGTGGCTTGTCATCCTTCCCACGGGTTGGACTTGGCCCTCCTGGGGGATGAAGATCCCATGTCCTCGGAGGCGCTGTGGGGAGGCCAAGTTTGGGTTTTCTCCCCCGACTGTGCTGCCATGCTGTCAGTCCCGGCCCAGGGCATCTGTCCTGGTTCACGGGCCGCGGCCAGAGCACCAAGGGGACTAGCGTTTAGAACCGCTAATTAAGAGTGAACTGTCCCTTATCCCCCCATAGAGCGTGGCCCTCTGTACTTTTACCTCTGAGCTCCCATCATGCCCTTAACCTGGGggaatggggggaggggggtccctGTCACACTGTGAGGCTCATTACCCTTCCAAGGCCATGTTGTAGGGGTTCAGTAGGACAACTGGCACTCAAATAGGCCTGAGCAACCGCCCTAGTGCAGACCTGAGCAACGGCTTTTTGTTCATCTCTTGAAGATGCGTCAAATGACTTTCTTCATTTGATTGAGCTTTTTGTGCCTTGTGGACAAGTCAGTGAAAAGAGAGCTGAAAGTGGGTTGAAGAATAGAGGGAAAGGCAGGTTCGATCCCATACATGAGGTTGAACCTGCGGGGTTATCGCCCTCGCGGGTTAAACCACAGAGCAGCAACAGCATTAGCCTAAAAATCATTATTTTGTTGAGGAAGTTGGGTTTGGTTTCTTTGATTTTTATGTAAATTAAACATTATGCCCTGAATTTAGTTCAGACTAACATTGTCGAATGTGATTGAAAATTTGCTTCTAATGTTAAGTGTAACCTTCTCCTTTCATGGTGATTTTCTTTTAGGTATTACTTTTAATGAAGCTCCCTCAAAATATTAATTCGATCAATAAGTTCACTTTCTCTACCATTTcaattatttgaatattttccCAGAAAATGACAAGCACATACTTTTCATCAATTTAATTGTATGCAGTAGAGCTCAGACAAATGACCCGTTTTATCCTAGCAAAATATCATTTTAATGTCTCACAAAGATGATCCTTAACATCCAAATAGCTGTCTAAAAGTCTGCTCTGCTAGATTTAAAAACGGAAAGTTTACGATATTTCCGATTCATGCTAGTTCTATCTTTTGTTGATATATTTCAGTGGAAATTGTGTGTACTTATTTTACGATTGAGATATCCACTTTCTGGGATGGGAGGCATGTGTTGAGTAAAGAAACAGTTGTCTAAAATGTATTGGATAACTGCTTTACAATTCTCAAGTCCATGAAAGTTTTAGCTCACAATCAGGACTTTTCTCTCTTTTAAAACTGTTTTCATACAGGTCTCGGACTCTCCCTCAACCTAAACGCCTCTCTGACCATCATCAGCAAGTACTTCCTGGTGAGACGGCCTTTAGCCAACGGTCTGGCCATGACGGGGAGTCCTGTGTTCCTGTGTTTCCTAGCCCCTCTTAACCAGTACTTCCTTTCCAACTTTGGTTGGAGGGGCAGCTTCCTCATCCTGGGCGCTCTGATGCTCCACTGCTGCGTGGCCGGGGCCCTGATGAGGCCCCTCCCCTCGGCCCCCGTCCCACCCGTGGAGAACGGCTCTCCGAAAGGCCCAGAGGCAGGGACCCAAGGAACCAAGCTGAAATCAAACTGTTGGAGCCGTGTTAAGATCGTGGACTTATCCCTCTTCAGAGACCCAGGCTTCGTCATCTACCTCATCGGGAACTCCATGTTCTTCTTCGGGGCGTACGCGCCCATTGTCTTCCTGTCCTCCTACGCCGTCAGCCAGGGCGTGGACGAGTTCTCGGCCGCCACGCTGCTCTCCATCATGGGCTTCGTGGACATGTTCACCCGGCCCGGCACGGGGCTGTTGGCCAACACCAAGTGGATCAGGCCCCGCATCCAGTACTTCCTGAGCTTCGCCATGGTCTTCAACGGGACGTGCCATCTCCTGTGCCCTCTGGCCACTAGTTACCCCAGCCTGGTGGTCTACGCGGCCTTCTTCGGCATCGGCTTCGGCATGGTGTTTGCTCTGATATTTGAGTGCTTGATGGATATCATGGGACCCCTGCGCTTCCCCAAGGCGATTGGGCTGGTCACCATCATAGAATGCTGTCCCATGCTTCTCGGACCGCCGACCGCAGGTGAGACATGCAGtgaacactacactacaccacaAGTCAAGAGGCAGGCATTCCTTGCTATCTAgattttacacatttaaaataatatgtttACAACAGCGGGAGTTTCAGTTCTATCATTAgtgtgaaaaatgtgtaataaaATTCAGAAACAAGCATACAATCACTGATAAATGTAGAAAGACACCGGGGTGGATCAGGCTGTGGTGTATGATCGGATTGTCATTCTTTCATTCTCTGTCTGCTTGGCTGTCTGTCACAACGTGCTCGCAGCCCTAGTAGGGAGCTCGACTGCTGTCGATCCAGGGTGTCATTACTGTGAGATATTCCCTGTAGACTTGTATTATCATCTGCGAGCAACCTGGGCTGCAGAAAAAGTAGTAATTGGGCATGGCTTTTTACCACTTCATTTTTCATAAACATGGCTTGGGCTATCAGTGTGTGCACACTTGACCATTAGATCGCCACAAAAATGATGGAAGATAACCTTTAACATAATTTAGAATGACAATAAACTATCAACAACTGAAGGCATGGAAACAGatattttttacttgttctgtGTAATGAGCAGTTGCTATACTCTGTTGGGAAAAGTCCCAACATCTTGACTACCATGTGATAACATTGCTCTTGAGTAAGGGCGGACTTCActctgaaaacaaaaacaataccaTACACCTTGACATCGTATCAGCTAACACAAATGTCAACTCTAAAGTTCACTTGGTAGGACTCATTTCACTGTGTTCCTGACAAATGGACTGAGGAAGTTGGTGTATGAAACGCATTCCACCGTATGCACCCACGTCTTGGCAGATTTATCCATGTCCTCTACTTCAGCCTTTCTCCATGTGATTTAATGAGGTGAAAACTTATACGGCCTAAAGCTCTGTCTGCTGCTCATTTAATGGGGTAAATAAAAGGCCAACCGAGATTCGCCTCCAGAGGGCACAATCTTCACGTCGGTCTCTCACCAGACTGCCATCCCTGTCTCTTCACGTCTTTCcctcccgccccgcccccccccccccaccccctactcCTCTCTCCCACTGCAAATGCAAGGGTCACCCCAATTAGTGGAAAGCAAGTTAATTGTTTGTAATTAGCCTTTTGCTTTGGGTGTTTAATGATGTTCTCAGTTGTGACTCCAGCTATTGAATTCCTTTTACCTGGACCGTAATTAGgctgcaatttttttttacgatatacagtatacataaaAATAATGAGTTGACTCGTGCCAGATGGATTTAATTACCGTTTGGCCAATCAAGGGTGGTCTTAATGAGGGTGATGGTCATCAGCGTGCTCACTAGATGAACGCCATCAATCAGGTAACAGCAGCCTGTTTTGAGGAGACTGATCCATGGGCAAACTGACTCTGTTTgtgtcacacaccacacagctcacacacatcaaaacaagGTCCAGTATGTGAAGAATTAAGCTTTGAAAAACTAGATTACGGAGATTAATTCAAACTTCCAGGCAGCATCTGTTCTGGACATGTTAACATGCATAGAAATGTAATTGATTGTGCGACGTTCCTTCACACCGTTAGATACATGTTTCAGGACTGTAGCCAAAGTCAAAGACAAATGGAGAACAGATATGACACCATTATTACAACATTATATCTGAATCTCTTGAACTGAACTTCCCATTTGGCACCGAATACAATTCAAAATATCAATCGTATTTTTAAGTACTGAATATTTTGGACCCAAACACATCTCTGATCTGCCTGCGTATCATGAGCCCACTAGCTCTCGGGTCATCAGGGACCCATCTGCTCACTGATGACTGGGTTTGAACCAAGCACGGGGGATAAGCTTTTAGTTTTGATCACAGATCTGGAACAAACTTCCAGAACATTCTCACCCCCCAGAACCTGCCTTTACACTTTACTTTAAATCAGAAAATCTCTGTTTGCAGCAGGTTTTAATTACAAATGTATGTCTGCACTACATTTATCCTCTTGctattttattgttgttatgTTCTTTTATGAATGTCCTTTTAAGGTTTTTCCACGTAATTTCTTCTTTTGTAAAGCGCTATGAATGGCCTTGTGTTTGAATGGTGCTATAGAAATTTAGGGTGGGGTTGCAAGCAACAAAAAGGCGCAGAGACAAATTACGAAATTACTTGCCTGTCGGGGAGCAAGCGGGTTCCCTTTTGCTATTTTTATTAAGGACTGGAGACTTAAATCTGATCTTAACCACATTTGTCACCTCTCTGCCGACTTAGGCTAGAAATGTAGTGTTATTAGAATTGGCCCCTCTCCTGATTCGTTCTAGTCTCAGCCGGCCAAATTGCCTTCCCAGAGATGCCGGTTCACTGATGGTcgtggaggtggggtggggagcGGGTGTAGTAATGGCTATCATTTTCACTGAGGCTCTTTCTGAAAGCCGAGGTTTGAAAAGCATGTTGAAAGCTTTTGTTCTTATCCACACATTACGGCACAGAACCTATGTTCTGTGCAAGGAAATGTCTCCTTAGCACCCTACCTTTCATAGGGAGGTTATGACTTATACTATTTACATCATTCTTGTTGCATACACCTGCAAACATCTTCATGACAAATTCCCTGCATGGTATCTTGGATGTATGTAATCCAGTGTAATAGGGACCTCGTCATACCTAGCTAGCTCTGTGTTGCCCAGCTCCTGCTGTCCCCAGCTGGACTATATACTATTGTTTGGTTACACCTTGAAGCTAGTGGAAGGGGTTACTAGCTAGCTAACAATCAAAATGTCTTCTGTCCTCAGGGGCTCTGGTAGACCACTATGGTGACCACAGGTATCTCTTCATCATGTGCGGAGCGGTGATTTTGACCGGCGGGCTCTTCCTCTTCGTCATGAACGTGTACAACTACCACCGGATAGACAAGAAGGGGAAGGCCAAGGACCAGGAGCTGCAAGGGGACGACGTCCCGCAGCAGGAACGGGCCTTGGAGCACATGCCCGAGGAGGGTCCCCAGGCCCCTGGGCCAGGGGGGGATGAGACGGGGCCTGGGGCCACGGAGGAAGATGGAGCCATGGGGGAAGATGGAGCCATGGGGGATCATGTCAGGAGAAGTGCTGATAACTCGAGGAAGAGGAGCCAAGAGTTTCATGATATTACTATTTAGTTACATGAGGTCTCTTTTTAGTTAACTTCTACATGTCTATGTAGAAGTTGTGGCcagagtttttttgttttttgcagtatttttattttactttttataagtAAGAACGATGCattgttgtgtgttggtgtacttTACTTGAAACATACATTCTGTTTTGCaatgatttttgatttttttttttttttttgatggatTGCTGCACAATTTGCCCAATTTACAAGTAATGTGTGATTGAAGGTTGCATTTAAATTGTTCCTTAGACTTCAATGAATATTTACAGCAGCGGTTCAGGTCTAAATGACATAAGGTGAATGGATG
Coding sequences:
- the LOC132470238 gene encoding monocarboxylate transporter 2-like, which gives rise to MPQSPTAKLAHTPPDGGWGWMVVSGSFISIGFSYSFSKALTVFFKDIQQDFDVSYSEIAWVASIMLATMYAGGPLSGMLVNRFGSRPVTIAGGLMCGLSMVAASFGNSIISLYICIGLIGGLGLSLNLNASLTIISKYFLVRRPLANGLAMTGSPVFLCFLAPLNQYFLSNFGWRGSFLILGALMLHCCVAGALMRPLPSAPVPPVENGSPKGPEAGTQGTKLKSNCWSRVKIVDLSLFRDPGFVIYLIGNSMFFFGAYAPIVFLSSYAVSQGVDEFSAATLLSIMGFVDMFTRPGTGLLANTKWIRPRIQYFLSFAMVFNGTCHLLCPLATSYPSLVVYAAFFGIGFGMVFALIFECLMDIMGPLRFPKAIGLVTIIECCPMLLGPPTAGALVDHYGDHRYLFIMCGAVILTGGLFLFVMNVYNYHRIDKKGKAKDQELQGDDVPQQERALEHMPEEGPQAPGPGGDETGPGATEEDGAMGEDGAMGDHVRRSADNSRKRSQEFHDITI